The Xenopus tropicalis strain Nigerian chromosome 1, UCB_Xtro_10.0, whole genome shotgun sequence DNA segment CAACGGCCTGTATACTGCCGATGTGATCAGATTGTTTGGCCTTTGGGGCTCAAGGTAGGCATATCTGGGATATGGGCAGCCTCACCAGACAAGCGGAtctttagggccatggcagacagggagattagttgctgtgtGACTAatcgactaatctccttgtctgtcTCGGCCCTTACATCTATGACCAGTTTTAGATCTTCTGAATTCCCAACAAGAGGGCACTAGCGATCAAGGTGTATACAAGCACTGCAATGGTTGCCAATCCAGGAACCTAATTAgtgctgtggcacacggggagattagtcgcctgcgacaaatctcccttgtcgcgggcgactaatctccccgtctgtcacagcccttaggccACTTGCTTATCTGTGTTTATATGTGACTACAGTTGTTTGGACAGCGTACATATATAAGTGGAGGTGCCTGCTTAGGGAACAAAAAACTTTCATAGACTTTTATTGAAATGCATTATTCTTATGGTCAGCTTCTATGCACCTGAATTTTGTAGGCAGGCAAAGAGAAACAGATCTGCTCCTTTatttagctgcactgacaggcacaacaTAAGCCTGAGTGCAGCTATACGGAACAAAGATCAGCCCGAAAATGCATGCTTTGTCGATGCTGTGTTTGTTAATGCATTTGCTTTAGATCACTGTTTAAAATTCCATGTAGCAAGAGCCAGCTCTCCTCCATCTATGACACCAATTCATACCATGCCGAGCACATTGCTTTGATTTTTCCTCCTTTACAGGTCtattaatcacagaacatgcaaagcACAGCAGGAATTGGAGCCTTACTCTGGCAAAACTCTAGCCCCACCAGAGCTGTGGGCTAACAGAGTCccaattatggggggggggacagCAGTATTTTTTCATGAATCCCAACTCCCAAGTTACGCCTTTTGGACATGGGCAGCTATGCTGGAGCACATCCATGTACCTACTGAGCTATTATCAAAATGAGACAAACACTTGCTCAAAATATAACTGTGTGTATCAGCATAGTAGGGGtcaattctttaaaaaatactattgtattTTGCAGGCTTTGTTGGTGATAGGCCAGCTTTAATAGACAAATAActtgatttacttttttttaaactaaaggagacatatagtacAAGTGAAAATTCCCTTAATCTGGTAgacaataattaataatatatggtgctggtttcactctgtgctaaaaaggagattttgtgaatactcaccgttaaatccttttctcttaggacgtctgtgggacacagggaccttgggtatagtatctaccagcaggaggcaggacactagagaggaagaagaggaagaagcccctcctccctggtaCTATACCCCCGTAACTTCCTTACTGAGCCAGTTTTGTCAACCATATAACAGATTAACAGAATAACAGAATAACGGAATAACGGAATAACGGAAAAACAGAATAACGtaagcaggaaaacctttccagaAAGACCGCTtccgggggggaagccctgtgtcccacagacgtcctaagagaaaaggatttaacggtgagtattcacaaaatctccttttctcttacaggtgtctgtgggacacagggaccttggggacataccaaagctgtcccattAATGAAGGGTGGGAGAAGCGAATTCAGGCAACTGCGGCTTGCAGTACCTTCCTCCCGAAGTGGACGTCAGATGCCGCAAAGACCTCAAATCTGTAGAATTTGGTAAAGGAATGGATGGAGGACCATGTAGCGGCCCTGCAGACCTGTTCAGCTGAGGCCCTGTTCCTAAAGGCCCAAGAGGTGCTGATTCCCCGAGTAGAGTGAGCTCTGATGTGGAGAGGAGGCGATTTACCCTTGGCAATGTATGCTCTGCAAATGGCCTCTCTAATCCAACGGGACAATGTGGCCTTGGAGGCCGGGGAGCCCTTCTGGGGGCCAGAGTGCAAGATAAAGAGGGCTGAGGACTGACGAATGTCCTTAGTCCGGTCTAGATAGAATTTTAGCGCCCGGACCGGGTCTAGCGCATGTAAGGCCACTTCCCTGGGGGAAGATGGCTGAGGGCAAAAGGACGGAATGGTGATGTCCTGGTTGATGTGAAAGGAGGTACCAACCTTAGGTACGAAGGAAGGCACAGTCCGTAGAACTGCTCGGTCCGAGTGGAAAACGAGGTAAGGCTGCAGATGTGACAGGGCTGAGATCTCGGACACTCTCCGTGCCGAGGAGATGGCCAGCAGGAAAACCGTCTTCCAGGTGAGCCAAGTTAGGGGAATACTGCCCAGGGGCTCGAAGGGCGGGCCCTGCAGGACATTGAGGACAAGGTTAAGATCCCAAGGGGGAATGGGGTCACGGAAGGGAGGGTGAAGCCTCAAGACCCCCTTTAGGAAGGTAGATATGTCTGGTATAGTAGCCAAACGACGTTGGAAGAGGACCGACAGGGCTGAAATCTGGGACTTAAGGGATCCCAGGGAAAGACCCTTGGAAAGTCCCGACTGAAGAAAGGACAAGAGTCGAGGAAGGGAGAAGACCTGAAAGGGGTGACCGCCAACGTCACACCAGGCCTTGAATGTCTTCCAAACCCGGTGGTAAGTTTTGGAGGAAATCGGCCTCCGGGCAGCCATCATGGTGCGAATGACGTCCGGAGAGAACCCTTTGCGCTGGAGTACTAGGGTCTCAATAGCCAGGCCGTCAAACTCAAGAAGGTTGGATCTGGATGGCGGATTGGACCCTGAGTCAGAAGGTCGGGATCCTGGGGAAGGCGCCAAGGATCTGCCCTGCTGAGATGGACCAGGTCGGAGAACCAGGCTCTTTTGGGCCAGAAGGGGGCCACTAGAATCACTGGGCCGGTCCCGGCCTTGGTCTTCCTGATGACTCTGGGTAGCAGAGGCAGAGGTGGGAAGATGTACGCCAGGGGGAAGTCCCAGTCGGCTGTGAGAGCGTCCGCTGCTAAGGCTAGGGGATCTCTGCACCTGGCCATGAATTGGGGGACCTGTCGGTTCAGACGAGAGGCCATGAGGTCCACGGTTGGGAGACCCCATCGTGCGACGATGCCCTGAAAGATCCTTGGGCTTAGGGCCCACTCTCCTGGGTCGAGTTGTTGACGGCTGAGGTAGTCGGCCTGCCAGTTGTCGAGCCCGGGAATGTATACAGCTGTCAATCTGGACTCCTGGGTCTCCGCCCAGGTCAGAATGAGGCTGACCTCCCTGAGAGCCTGACGACTTCGGGTTCCGCCCTGGTGATTCAAATAGGCAACGGTGGTTGCGTTGTCGGATTGCACCTTGATGGCCTGGCCCTTTAGGAGGTGCTGCCAGTGTAGCAGTGCCAGGCGGACTGCCCTGATCTCCAGGATATTGATGGGGAGAAGAGCTTCTGTCTTTGACCAGGTCCCCTGAGCCGAAAGGCGGTCCAGAACTGCTCCCCAGCCCGTGAGACTGGCGTCCGTGGTCAGGAGGCGCCAGTGTGGTTCCTGAAGGGAACGTCCCTTGGCCAAGGTGGGTGTTGAGTTGCTTGAGGTCTAGAATAGGCCGAAAGGAACCGTCTCGCTTTGGCACGAGGAAGAGGTTGGAGTAAAACCCCCGGAACCTCTCTCCCGGAGGGACAGGCATAATCACTCTCTCGTCCAACAGGTCCTGGACAATGGAGAGGAAAGCGGACTGTCTGAGAGGATCCTGGGACAGACGGGACATGAAAAACCTGCTGGGCGGGTTGGAGAGAAACTCGAGGCGATAGCCTGAAGAGACTACCCTGTGTACCCATGGATCGGAGGTAAGATGGAGCCAGGCCTCGTGGAAAAAACGAAGTCTGCCTCCTACGGGAGTAAGACTTCCCGCCTGGGTGTAGTCATGCGGAGGGCTTGTCGGCAGGCTTGGTTTGGGGACGCCTGCCCTGCCAGGAGTACCTGGAACGCGGCGGGAACTTCGGTTTCCCTGAGGGATTCTGGAACCTCTCTCCTGAGCCTGTGGAATCCCGGGAGGAAGTGAACTTGGAGCCCCTGGAGCGAAAGAAGCGGCCCCTACGAAAGGAAGGACGGCTTTTGGGCTGTGGGAGGAAGGTGCTCTTTCCTCCCGTGGCCTGGCTGATGATTTTGTCGAGCTCTGGCCCGAAAAGAAGTTTACCCTTAAAGGGAAGAGTGGTAAGCGATTTCTTGGAGGACATGTCGGCAGACCAAAGTTTGAGCCAAAGCGAGCGGCGCGCCGCTACCGCAAGAGCAGAGGTGCGGCTAATGACCTGAACAGAGTCCAAGGAGGCTTCGCAGAGGAATTCGTTAGCATCACGAATCTTGGATGCTAGTAGAGAAAGTTCCTGTCTGGAGGCGCCCGAGGAGATGCCTTCAAGGAGGGAATCGGACCAGGTCTGAACAGCCCGGGAAACCCAGGCGGAGGCCAGGGCCGGACGGAGGCTCTCCCCTGCGGAAGAGAACATGGCTCTGAGAAAACCCTCCATCTTTTTGTCCATCGGATCCTTAAAGGAGGAGGAGTCCGGAACAGGAAGGGCCGTGTTCTTGGATAGACGGGATACCGGAGCGTCCACCGACGGAGGAATAGACCACTTCTCCAGAGCTTCCTGTGGAAATGGATAAGAGCGTTGAAAACGCCGAGAAGTCTGAAAACGCCTTTCCGGGTGATCCCACTCTGACTGGATGAGAGAATCCAGTTGGTCATGGGAAGGAAAAACAGGAGAGGTCTTCTTCTGGCGCTTAAAAAGAGAGGAAGAGGCCTCTAGGGTGGATTCTGGAGTCTTGAGGTCAAGACAAGATATAACGGAGGAAATAAGGGAATCAATAGCCTCAGACGAGGATTTTGCTGAATTCTCCGGATCGTCCGGTCCGTCAGAAGAGATTTCTCCTTCACTTAAGGACTGATCTTCCCAAGTGGCTGAGGCGTGCAGGGACTCAGAGTCGCTGTAGTCTTCCAGGCGGAGTAATGCTTGTCGCTTGAGAGATCTGGTGGGCTGTGGATCCTCCCTATCCAGTCTGTCTAGTAGTTTATCAAGACAGGCTGCTAACTTGGGGATGCCTGAGGAAAGCTGAGCCGCCCAGGCAGGAGGGTCCTGGTTGGAAGAGGAGGCCTGCGCCTGAGCATCCAAAACCGGATCTGGAGTAGGGTCCCCACCTGCTAACTCTGTGGAGGGGGGAGGAGGCAAAACCGGAGCCTGGGAAGGGGTCTCAGCCGGAAGCTTGGAGCATGAGGAACAAAGAGGTTCCTTTCTGCCAGATGGGAGACGTTTGCAGCATCTGGCGCATGCTAGGTATTTTACTTTTGATGAACTAGAAGCCCCCCTGGAAAAGGGGCCTTCTGGAATGCCCTCTGCCATGACAGAAATAAAAACAGTGCAGTTCTTAACAAACAGTCAGCAGGTATTAAGCAAAAAAGACAGGAAGGCTTTAGTGCAATAGGCAGTACAATGAAGGAAAGATTATCACCTcttcacatttctttttttttttttttttttttttaataaaacaaaagtgttttgaaatatatataaaagcttATGTGTAAATATTCCCAGCTGAGAATCAGTCTCACAGTGCCCAGCCAAGGTGTACAGTACAACAGCCCAGTAAACCAGCAAGGGTAAATCTGAGAGAGAAAAAACCTTAAACCACGATTCCAGCCCTGCCCTGCTCGTTCCTAATGTCCCCCAATAGTGCCCCTGCCTGCTAGAGTTACCGTCCCAGCGTCCAGGGGAAGGAAAAAGGCCCCTGAGGAGAATCGCTGAGGACCGACcgttcaggatggagagcggtGAGGAATGGCGCGAAACTGTCAGGCGCGCAAGTAAAAGGTGCGCGCAAGATGGCGCCGCGACGTGACGTCACTGGAACGCATAGGGCGCAGTGGAACGCAAGGGGAGAAAACGAGAGGGGCACTCAGGTGAGGGAAGCGGAGCAACCGGAGCAGACAAGGCGGGCTGGAAGAAGGGCTGGCTGGGAGCAGGGAGAGACTGACCTGAGCACTGAGGAGGAACACCGGACAGCTTCTGCACTAAAAGGTATAGGCAGGAAAAAACTCTGTGTGGCCCGCTCCATAGGAGTCTTAGTGGCCCCGGTGCCTGGGTCCCACGTTGGGGGAAGTCTGTAGAGGGAACTCAGAAAAGGGCCCTATAGAACAACCCCTGGTGCCAGGTAGCTCTGGCCGTAGAATTCAGAGGGAGCTGtagatcctgtctcctgaggacactagacAAAACTGGCTCAGTAAGGAAGTTACGGGGGTATAGtaccagggaggaggggcttcttcctcttcttcctctctagtgtcctgcctcctgctggtagatactatacccaaggtccctgtgtcccacagacacctgtaagagaaaatgatcattatctttaaaaatggccacttTATTGGACATCCCTATAGATCTGCTTCAGTACCTGGCCATGTTCCAAATGATGGGTGGGAGTGTCCCtaccaaaagcacagtaggaaggtTATAGCCAATCAAACTGTACTTACACAAGCAAGGAGAGGTTTTAGTTCTCCGTCAGGTCTAGGTCTAGCTGCTGATCGGTTCTATTCTACAGcacagtgtgctgagtgccaccagCTCCCCTGCACGGCCTGAGAAAGAAGCCAGCAGGAAGGAGAAAGGCAGGACTAGCAGGGTTTTTGGATAAATCAGcccagaaacacaactttttttaagcacattccttctatatctaaaaTAGTATAGTGTACTGGCACATTCTtatatttttacacaatatgtcacCTTTAATGTATACTGGATTGTAtattgttgcttagaattacattctcTTTcacaatgcaaattttttttgagtaCTCCTCCTTGGCCATCAGATGACTGGCCAATACTATACAATGTAGAAATAAGGCATAACTATCTGTTAGCAGATATGATTGACCTTTGGCATTCCATCTGTTGCTTAATTACACATCCAATCAACTTCTTACATCTACTGGTTGTCAATGTTTGGTGGCAGTTGTAGTCAGCACAGAATGCGCAGTCTAATACACAGTTATCCATCTAGAAGTCCTGTGGGTTAGATGTTAATGAGCCAGCTGCACGTAAAAAGCTGTACAGCTCTGGTCAAAAATACCAGCGTAGTGGGATAACAAAGGCTGTGAGGGCCTCACTGGATTGCTATGTTCCGCTACATATCAGAACCCACCAGGGAAGTGCTGTTTGGTGTACCTTGCTCTTTTCACCTTGGGAGTTGTATCACTTCTCATCTGGCTCCAATTATTCAATTGAAGCACTGACTCCTCTAGAGAATCTACTGACAATTCGATTAACGCAATGTACACATTGAAATAGCAAACTAGGGGGAAAAGAAGGAGTCTACAAATATTTATCCAGCAATATTTATACACTCTCATGTATCACGAGGAGACTTTATAAGAACATATTGACAGGATACTTTTTTCATCATTGCATATGATCATGTGCTGCTTTTTCCTTTATCccaaatgcaaatgttttttacTAATTAAATGGCTAGCTATCTAGTTGTATATTTGTACTAATGTATACTGTGatataacgaaaaaaaaaaagctctactTGTAGCTAACATCAAAATGACTAATAATAATATGTGCAAAACATTTTATCATAATTTGTttactttcccccccccccacatttttattatttggggaGTGGGGGGATCCCCCATGTTACATTCCACTGAGGAATGCAACATGAATTTTTCCATGATAACCCTTTTTCACAGTTTTTGATGAATACATTTGCTTGAACACATCCTGATTACCTCTATGAGCTGCACATTTAAAGGAGATTGTTGATTTTTGTATATAATATCACTCAATGTAACACATAAATACTACtgcaagaaatctttttttttaaaaaaattggtaGATTTGCACACTATATAAACTCTCACCTGCTTCTTTACACAAAGCTGCCAAGTCTGCCCCCACATATCCATGAGTTCTATCTGCTAGTTGCGCAAGGTCCTCTTCCTTCAGCCTGTGAGGGACTTTCTTCAGGACTTTTTGCAGGATATCCAGTCGTCCCTGAGCATTGGGCACACCTATTTCTATCTCCTTATCAAACCGCCCCGGCCTACGAAGTGCAGGATCCAATGAATGTGGACGATTTGTGGCACCCAGCACCAACAACTGCCCTTGactttcttcctgttacagaagTAATGAAAGGAGTTAGGACACCTAATAGCACAATATACAAATGAGACCTGTCTAATATAGAAATGCAAGTCAAGCAGCACCCCTAACTGGATATCATTCTCAAACCTTTACTGACTGGAGCGCATTGCCTGCTGTTCCTTGCATGGATATGCAAACTATAGAGCAATAGATATTCTGTTGCATAgttctattttgtttttatcttcTTACTACTAGCTGATCTATATAATTGGTCATATTGCCTAATCAGACAAGACTTCCCTTCCATCTCATGTGattataacatataaaacatataaagcatTGCTGATTGCAAATTTGTAAGCAAacctaatataaaatgtaataatatgtagcCTCTGTGTGGGTTGTGGGAGGTGCTGCTTTGGTTTTTTAAGTATGGTTCAGATTTGCTGTTGGAATATCTGATGAAGGAAGGCTTGTCTGCTGAATTGTTATCTACTTGTCACTTTCTGCAGTTGGTAATAATGGGTTAAGCTCCCTATACACATTTAAGTAGGCACAATTCCTATTTCTTGCAAGCTTGCTATACTGATGCTATGCCAGGCATCTAGGGAAAGTACACACCTCATAGAAATATGTGGAGATTTTGTGCAAGGACTACATATTGTTGTAATTTGACTATTTCTTCTAATCCATTTCAAACTACCCACATGTAATGCACAAAATACCATACCGAGCCAATACCATCCATCAGTGTAAGCAATGAGGCCACTACACGTTTCTCCACTTCATTCTGGGCTCCTTCCCTTTTTGGGCACAAAGCATCCAGCTCATCAATAAATATAATGGAAGGGCAactagaaaaagaagaaaaacaacaggaaaattaccATGCACATTGTTGTTCACTCAgaaaagtacaaggaactgtaATATCACATAATATTACCACTGGGATGCGTCTGCAAATATCTGCCGCAGCCGTGCCTCTGACTCCCCATAAAACCTGACATGAACAAACAGAGTTGTGTTATGTCATGTACTTTTCTCTCTTGGTCCTAAAAGAACTTTTATTGACTTACTTACAAATATTAAGAATGTGTATCTGTAAATGAGTTTCCCAACATAGTTACTTAAGAAAACCTGCCTCCTAAAAAGTACAATACTAATAAGTAAGCTAAAAAGAAGATTAAAGCAGCAGATGTGCACTGTAGAACATCAAAAGTCCTGGCTTTTAGTAAATTCATCTGTTATCAATTGGCATATATCCATAGTCCCTATTCCAGTCATGCAGTGCATATAAACAGTTTTTCAGAATAATCTGGCCAGTGACAtcattttttgaaaaacagataaaAGTTTCTACAGCCCAGAGGGCCCCCACACTCGTACATTTCAGCATTAATCTCAGCCCTGAACTGGTACTGAGTATGTGACCTTTAATGCCAGAGTATAAAAATAAGCCAGAGTTTCTGTTCTCATCATCTCAAATGCAGGATGTCCATTACAAAACCAGGACAGGAAAGATTAAAATAACCATCAGCTTAGACATGGGAAAGGCAAAACAAAACACTGCAGGGTTAGAAAagcatataataaatatgaatcaAGACATAAATGAGGAATAATAATTCTAgtccaggtataggatctgttatccagaattcttggcctggagttttctagataagaaaactaaaaaaacatgCTATCAACATGAATTGTTAATAAGtaagttaccataaagtacaaggtactgttttatcacagAGAAAATGCAGATCAGTCAAAACTTGAACTATAAAGCCCTTGTGTGCAAATGGCATCAGTCCCACTACGCAGAAATAATAACAGCATTAGTGTGTGATTTACTAGAGCCAAGGCACTAAGGGAACCATTGGAATTACTGCCACTTCAAGGCAAGTATTAGTTCCAATGTTATATTGCATCCATGATTCCCTGTACTTTGCACTCAGGCcaggatttgtggaaaggccacaaatgcccgggcctagggtggcatgccgccccgccacaccaaaatgttaaaattttgctcccatatggagcagtatACACAATTTTACATCCATTTTAGAAATCTGCCCTTGCttttgtaaattagcccttttgTCTTGTTTGGAAGCAACGAACATTTTAATCCTGTAATACTGCAGTATAGTAGGGTTTACTGCCTTTGGGCTATATTATAGTCTATGGGCTATATTATTTGCTATCATTGCCCACCAGTGACATTATAAGAGAAAATCATCAGTTTCTTATGTACAGAAAACAAAggaggtggattttttttttcttttttgttaagCCTGCCAGCATGACTTCTGATAAAGTATTTGATTTCACATACTGATATCTTCTTCTAGCTTCCTTTTCAACCTAACTATGTGCTGAGGGGGCATTCAGTGTGCTTCCCTACTGAGTAACATATTACATTATTCCGGACATTCTCAGGCAACTTAAAAAGCTTATGCAGGCCTGCTGTTACAGAAGTTAAACTAACTGTGGCAgccacaaaataaaacattaaacaaatgaCATTTCCATACTTTGCATTAGTAGTAAACGTAAAAACCTGTACTTGTACAAAATATGATTAAACggaagcaggcctggactggtaatatccactggcaaatgccagaggagctgttgtaaaatgccataggcagtcactatttagtggcctGTTGGGGCCTTTATGTGCTTGAAATGCCAATATTTTTATCTAATTCCAGACATGAACGGAAGATAATAGATTGCTTTTGTATTGCTCTTCTATTTCAGAGCCATACATGATAATTCCCTTTTTCTTATTACAGGGTTCAGTAACCTACATAGCACAGCATCTATTTGACCTGGATCCACAGGTGTCGACAAACTCatatttttctgaaaagaaaTTTGCAACATAATACTACAGGATTCATGTCAGTGTATAAGGCAGTAAACAAAGAATCTTACTGAATACTGACAAAAGGTTTCACAATTGTAATAAGTGTAATAATAAATACTGAAACATAAGATTTCATCAACATACTTGCTAACAATTTCCGGACCATTTATAACAGTCACATGGGCTCCAACTTCATTGGCGATTGCTCTCGCTATCAGTGTCTTGCCTGTTCCTGGAGGGCCGTAAAGCAAAACCCCTCTGGGAGGAGGAATCCCttcaaataaaacataatatttattaGTTATGAAAAATTTTTATCTAATTTATTACTTGCCTTTTGATTAAAAGTCACATTTTCCGTACTGTTGAGATGGTGAGCGCAATTGGCCACATCTGCCAAAATATCTATATAACTGGCCAGTCAGACATTCCAAAACAGCCTGCGTATGGTCAGCATGAAGTACCGTACTTTGATAAGATGTCTACTAAACCCCACCAAACACTATTTTATTTGTGCCTTTATCCAAAAGAAAATCACTGGGCAGGGTAACTGCAAAGCAACCATAACTAACAACAGGCCTGGACTAACAATCTATGTTGTTAGCATTTCTTTCAGACCATAAGTAGCACACAGATGATCTGTGAATCTGTATCTTTATTATAATaggaacaaaatatatttacttcATATCCCTTTTTGAAATATACAGGGTCATCCCACCATCTGAGAGCAGCTTTACTGGGATTGGTTATGGCAATGCATAACAGAGGAAGCCAGTCATCGTTGTGGAATAAATCTCATGCCAGTGTCTGGCATCAGGCTAAAATCATCAAATAATTATGAATTACTTGTTACACTGTGACCTTTTTGCCAGTAAAACAgcaattattttaatgtttaaactgaGATAACTGCTCTTGAGCTAATGTCACAAAGGGTGGTTTCTCCACAGATATATTCCCACCAGAAGAGAAATGCCTAAGTTGGCACAGACAGATTCTGGAGTTTCTCTGCTGGTGGAAATATTATGAAGAAACCACACAGTGTGATATTTTCATTAGTAATTGCCTGATCATCTTACTgttttccagtaaaaaaaaaaatcagagaagaGGTACCATTAACGGAAATAACATCACCAAATCACCACATCTCACTACATTTACCCTATAAATACTTTCATCATCCCAGACATATTTCAAATTCTAGTTTGTATTCTGAGTGTTGTCGTACCATAATTTCTAAAAAGTTCAGGCTGTTTTAGGGGCAACTCAATTGTTTCCCTTATCTCCTTCAGTTCTGCTTTCAAACCGCCAATCATATTGTATGTAACTTTCCTTTTCAGTTCATCGGTTTCTTTTGCCGTAGTAGTCTTTTGCTCCTTGTAGGTAATTTTAGTTTGGGGAGAAATACAGTAATATGTATCTTTGTTACACCGTGCACCAGCCCTACTGTGTGGGGATGTTAGGTTTTCCTTTTCACTACGATCATTATTATCAGTGGAGAGACAGTCAGAGCATTCTTGACCCAATTCCCCTGAATTTTGGTCTTTTGTAGGTGTCTCACAAACGACACCTGTACGAGGAACTGAATCTCCATATTCGTTGGATCTGGATGGAGTGCTAGTTGTGTTACTTAGGCTTTCTTCTATATTTAGCATGCTTAGGTTTAAAGAGATATCTGAGGTGCTGGTATCCAGACTGGTCCTTTCTAATGTAAGCTCATTTTCAGAACTTGTCCTTTGCAAAGATTCTTGCACTGTGCCATCAATTCCTTTCACTTTTAACATCTGCAAGCAGCACGGCCTCCCATAAAAGTTCACACTTAGAAGGTTACCCGGTATGACTACCTTTCCACCTGGAAATCAGTTTAGAGAAACAATGATTATTATAGTgattccataaaaatcatgtaatCATTCTGGCTGATTAACTGTATTAACAGTATTACACATTTTCAACACAATTTTTCAGAAAATATGCGTGCACCCTCAGTATGTGAGAAGAGAAAAACATGAATTCATTTATTATATACCCAAAGTATGCAGGACTTTGCATACACACATATGTGCTAAACCACTATACCCCCTTTCAATGATTTTAaaggatttaaaggagacatattgtgttaAAATATAGAATGTGATAGTAAATTATAGTCCTCTAAATATAGAGGCAATGTGCTgagaaaagtagtgttt contains these protein-coding regions:
- the spata5 gene encoding ATPase family protein 2 homolog isoform X2; translated protein: MSSSKRKSKGGEKAMANSPCAESRQSADPSVCKVTDFLDKAEDKVPKAYRYSFVQLGLNTMKSLDVCIGRPVLLTSTAGRQEISTAWPVSGLPAGKVGLSEMAQKSLRVKIGDSVIIQPLTGPVLEADTIEVIFRDKDASGINTEELSSFLVKFMSGKVVIPGNLLSVNFYGRPCCLQMLKVKGIDGTVQESLQRTSSENELTLERTSLDTSTSDISLNLSMLNIEESLSNTTSTPSRSNEYGDSVPRTGVVCETPTKDQNSGELGQECSDCLSTDNNDRSEKENLTSPHSRAGARCNKDTYYCISPQTKITYKEQKTTTAKETDELKRKVTYNMIGGLKAELKEIRETIELPLKQPELFRNYGIPPPRGVLLYGPPGTGKTLIARAIANEVGAHVTVINGPEIVSKFYGESEARLRQIFADASQCCPSIIFIDELDALCPKREGAQNEVEKRVVASLLTLMDGIGSEESQGQLLVLGATNRPHSLDPALRRPGRFDKEIEIGVPNAQGRLDILQKVLKKVPHRLKEEDLAQLADRTHGYVGADLAALCKEAGMNALRRTHRVLSRPSDREMAGSVVITLNDFLQATNEVRPSAMREVAIDVPNVSWSDIGGLENVKLKLKQAVEWPLMHPDSFIRMGIQPPKGVLLYGPPGCSKTMIAKALANESGLNFLAVKGPELMNKYVGESERAVREIFHKARAVAPSILFFDEIDALAIERGSSAGSVADRVLAQLLTEMDGIEQLKDVVILAATNRPDLIDKRLL